The Rhododendron vialii isolate Sample 1 chromosome 6a, ASM3025357v1 genome includes a window with the following:
- the LOC131330540 gene encoding triacylglycerol lipase 2-like isoform X2, whose amino-acid sequence METEKGRNSTSILITVFLLCVSADGARQVPYTINTNNGRLLSSSDSDVGFCKSMVETQGYSCEEHTVTTTDGYILSLQRIPARRTGVTADKPPVLLQHGLLVDAANWLLNTPEQSLGFILADNGYDVWLANTRGTKYSSGHTSLSPSDPAYWDWSWDELAAYDLPASVQYVHDQTGQNLHYVGHSLGTLMALAAFSQQQSLNMIRSAALLSPIAYLDQITTLLGKAAAYSMIGDVLYWSGVHEFIPGGETVTKFINGICLTTNIDCSSITSAIAGPPCCISPSTMDAVFKYGPQPTATKNMLHLAQMVRQGTIAMHDYRSEDDNKKHYRQPKPPVYNMSSIPNDLPLFLAHGGQDYLSDPVDVQTLMGALSDHDADKLVVLYLEEYAHLDFTLAGNANQVVYDPIMGFFSLN is encoded by the exons TATTCCTGTTGTGTGTGTCTGCAGATGGAGCTAGGCAAGTACCTTATACAATCAACACCAACAATGGCAGGTTGCTATCGTCCTCGGATTCCGATGTTGGTTTCTGCAAATCAATGGTGGAGACACAAGGTTACTCTTGTGAAGAGCACACC GTGACAACAACGGATGGATATATTCTTAGTTTGCAGAGGATTCCGGCAAGGAGGACTGGCGTGACAGCAGACAAACCTCCTGTTCTTTTGCAGCATGGGTTGTTGGTA GATGCAGCAAACTGGCTGCTGAACACCCCAGAACAATCCTTGGGATTCATTTTGGCTGATAATGGATACGATGTTTGGCTTGCAAACACCCGGGGGACTAAATATAGCAGTGGACACACGTCGCTTAGTCCGAGTGATCCG GCTTACTGGGATTGGTCGTGGGATGAATTAGCCGCTTATGATCTTCCTGCTTCAGTCCAATATGTTCATGACCAAACAGGCCAGAATCTGCACTATGTTGGTCACTCCTTG GGAACTCTGATGGCTCTGGCTGCTTTTTCCCAACAGCAGTCACTGAACATGATAAGATCAGCTGCTTTGTTATCTCCTATAGCTTACCTGGATCAGATCACCACACTTCTTGGAAAAGCTGCTGCTTATTCTATGATAGGCGAT GTCTTGTACTGGTCGGGCGTCCATGAATTCATTCCAGGAGG GGAAACTGTAACCAAATTTATAAATGGGATTTGCCTGACAACGAACATCGATTGTTCCTCAATAACGTCTGCTATTGCTG GCCCGCCTTGCTGTATTAGTCCCTCCACCATGGATGCGGTTTTTAAGTATGGACCTCAGCCAACGGCAACCAAGAACATGCTCCATTTAGCACAGA TGGTTCGACAAGGGACCATAGCAATGCACGATTATAGAAGCGAAGAtgacaacaaaaaacactacaGGCAGCCCAAGCCTCCCGTATACAACATGTCAAGCATCCCGAATGACCTTCCTCTTTTCCTTGCCCATGGAGGGCAGGACTACCTATCTGATCCCGTAGATGTGCAGACACTGATGGGTGCTCTTAGCGATCATGATGCCGATAAGCTTGTAGTACTTTACCTGGAGGAGTATGCACATTTGGACTTCACTCTGGCTGGAAATGCGAATCAAGTTGTGTATGATCCTATCATGGGCTTCTTCAGTCTCAACTGA
- the LOC131330543 gene encoding protein disulfide isomerase-like 2-3: MHSSSPVLIAPALIFLLIFGLSSQVDALYGSSSPVLQLNPTNFKSKVLNSNGVVLVEFFAPWCGHCKALTPIWEKTATVLKGVATVAALDADAHQSLAQEYGIKGFPTIKVFVPGKPPVDYQGARDVKPIAEFALQQVKTLLKDRLHGKDTGGSSEKSESTASVELTSHNFDELVVKSKELWVVEFFAPWCGHCKKLAPEWKKASNNLKGKVKLGHVDCDAEKSLMSRFNVQGFPTIFVFGADKDSPFPYEGARTASAIESFALEQLETNVAPPEVTELTGPDVMEEKCGSAAICFVAFLPDILDSKAEGRNKYLQMMLSTAEKFKRSPYSYVWAAAGKQPDLEKNVGVGGYGYPALVALNAKKGAYAPLRSAFELEHIIEFVKEAGRGGKGNLPLGSTPVIVQTEPWDGKDGEIVEEDEFSLEELMGEESASKDEL, translated from the exons ATGCATTCATCATCACCTGTATTGATCGCGCCCGCTTTgatattcttgttaattttcggcCTCAGTTCACAGGTCGATGCATTGTACGGATCATCATCGCCGGTGCTTCAGCTAAACCCCACCAATTTCAAGTCTAAG gttttgaattcaaatggggTTGTTCTGGTAGAGTTCTTTGCACCTTGGTGTGGTCACTGTAAAGCTCTGACACCGATATGGGAAAAGACGGCTACTGTCTTGAAAGGTGTTGCTACTGTGGCAGCACTTGATGCTGACGCTCACCAGTCCCTTGCCCAG GAATACGGGATTAAGGGATTTCCTACCATAAAGGTGTTTGTTCCCGGGAAACCTCCAGTAGATTACCAAGGAGCTAGGGATGTCAAACCCATTGCAGAATTCGCCTTGCAACAG GTAAAGACACTTCTGAAAGATCGGTTACACGGAAAAGATACAGGAGGATCAAGTGAGAAATCTGAATCTACTGCATCAGTGGAACTGACTTCGCATAATTTTGATGAGCTAGTGGTTAAAAGTAAAGAACTTTGGGTTGTGGAGTTCTTTGCACCTTG GTGCGGACACTGTAAGAAGCTTGCTCCAGAATGGAAGAAAGCTTCGAATAACTTGAAAGGCAAGGTCAAGCTGGGTCATGTGGACTGTGATGCAGAGAAG TCTCTGATGAGCAGGTTCAATGTACAAGGATTCCCCACTATTTTCGTATTCGGTGCAGATAAAGACAGCCCATTCCCTTATGAAGGTGCAAGAACTGCCTCAGCTATCGAATCATTTGCTCTGGAGCAGCTGGAAACAAATGTTGCACCTCCTGAAGTAACCGAGTTGACTGGCCCA GATGTCATGGAAGAGAAGTGTGGTTCAGCTGCCATTTGTTTTGTTGCTTTCCTCCCTGATATTTTGGACTCCAAGGCGGAGGGGAGGAACAAGTATCTACAGATGATGTTATCCACTGCCGAGAAGTTCAAAAGGAGTCCTTACAG CTATGTATGGGCAGCTGCTGGTAAGCAGCCGGATCTTGAAAAGAATGTGGGCGTTGGTGGTTATGGGTACCCAGCTCTGGTAGCCCTTAATGCGAAGAAAGGAGCATATGCCCCACTTCGGAGTGCATTTGAGCTTGAACATATAAT AGAATTTGTAAAAGAAGCTGGACGTGGGGGAAAGGGTAATTTACCCCTAGGGAGCACGCCCGTAATTGTTCAGACTGAACCTTGGGATGGTAAAGACGGAGAGATTGTCGAAGAAGATGAGTTCTCTCTCGAAGAACTAATGGGAGAAGAATCTGCAAGCAAGGATGAGCTCTAA
- the LOC131330542 gene encoding centromere/kinetochore protein zw10 homolog isoform X1, which translates to MDVLFNSIDVRDLLSSHDLDDSSPLSAPDLRLLIDRLQIHSLHIKSKVHDYILSHHADFASLFAQCSDAVSASHRLSDHLSDLLRLTSDHPIDVEIRDATAEIGRKRKEAREKREVLELVRVVLELSEELRAAREDVRAGRVVEAAEKVRGLKVALRVRGDAEEEEGEPVVYGLLRKEWRECFEEIQDLLARFMERAVQFQQQQNEVRVNYLLSSNGIDGVELHTILKAMEVVGILDYGLVKVADKMIKYVIAPALKCQSHVSFAEEMNQENGHVSEAILRIVPSSDPKNKNVQGESIFSATIQIIKFIHRSLCLENGAWMQYFGRLTWPRMSELIITNFLSKVVPDDASKIADFQRIIKLTSEFETTLKEMMFISNDEDRLSSFTDNIEVHFASRKKVEILAKARNLLLQSDFILPQQDHTRKVTEFKNVGAAQSFPDHVVDLLFSSESCVVSKAASQLMELVHHTLKDVCLSSPRVAWEFYHAARDALLLYEAIVPVKQERKLEGINQVAVLIHNDCLYLSQEILGLSFEYRSDFPSSIKEFTIFVDLAPRFQLMAEEILQRQIQLVIYNLKEAIDGADGFQNTHQIQQYESAKFGIDQVVFILEKVHIIWEPLLLPSTYKRSMCTVLESVFCRMTKDILQLDDMAAEETIQLQRLIHLMLESLSSLLNSLNTTTSQTGKSHENLTCSLDYLVPSLGKIRKLADLLDMPLKSITEAWESGELVSCGFTSSEVEDFVRAIFTDSPLRRDCLWRIESASFY; encoded by the exons ATGGATGTACTGTTCAACTCGATCGACGTCCGAGACCTCCTCTCCTCCCACGACCTCGACGACTCCTCCCCCTTATCCGCGCCTGATCTCCGCCTCCTCATCGACCGCCTCCAAATCCACTCCCTCCACATCAAGTCCAAGGTCCACGACTACATCCTCTCCCACCACGCCGACTTCGCCTCCCTCTTCGCCCAGTGCTCCGACGCCGTCTCCGCCTCCCACCGCCTCTCCGACCACCTCTCCGACCTCCTCCGCCTCACCTCGGACCACCCGATCGACGTCGAGATCCGCGACGCGACGGCCGAGATTGGGCGGAAGAGGAAGGAGGCGAGGGAGAAGAGGGAAGTACTGGAGCTGGTGAGGGTGGTTTTGGAGTTGAGCGAAGAGTTGAGGGCCGCGAGGGAGGACGTGAGGGCGGGGAGGGTGGTCGAGGCGGCGGAGAAGGTGAGGGGGCTGAAGGTGGCATTGAGGGTACGTGGTGAcgcagaggaggaggaaggagagccGGTGGTGTATGGGTTGTTGAGGAAGGAGTGGAGGGAGTGCTTTGAAGAG ATCCAAGATTTACTGGCAAGATTTATGGAGAGAGCGGTGCAGTTTCAGCAGCAACAAAATGAAGTTCGAGTAAATTACCTGTTGAGTTCCAATGGAATTGATGGGGTTGAGTTGCATACGATTTTGAAAGCAATGGAG GTGGTTGGCATTCTAGATTATGGCCTTGTGAAAGTAGCGGACAAGATGATTAAGTATGTTATAGCCCCGGCATTGAAATGCCAATCTCATGTTTCTTTTGCTGAAGAAATGAATCAAGAGAATGGACATGTCTCTGAGGCGATTTTGAGGATAGTTCCATCTTCTGATCCTAAG AACAAAAACGTCCAGGGTGAAAGTATCTTTTCAGCAACTATTCAGATCATTAAATTTATTCACAGATCCTTATGCTTGGAAAATGGTGCTTGGATGCAATATTTTGGAAGATTGACATGGCCAAGGATGTCAGAGTTGATAATTACGAACTTCCTCTCTAAG GTTGTCCCTGATGATGCTTCCAAAATTGCCGATTTCCAGAGGATCATTAAACTTACGTCTGAATTTGAGACGACTTTGAAGGAAATGATGTTCATTTCTAACGATGAAGACAGGTTGAGTAGCTTCACTGATAACATCGAGGTTCACTTTGCATCAAGGAAGAAGGTTGAGATCCTAGCGAAGGCCAGAAATTTGCTTCTACAATCTGACTTTATCCTTCCTCAA caGGACCATACAAGGAAAGTTACTGAATTCAAGAATGTTGGAGCTGCACAAAGCTTTCCTGATCATGTTGTTGACTTGCTTTTTTCATCGGAAAGTTGTGTGGTGTCTAAAGCAGCTTCTCAACTGATGGAACTGGTGCATCATACTCTAAAG GATGTTTGCTTGTCATCTCCAAGAGTGGCTTGGGAGTTCTATCATGCTGCCAGAGATGCTTTACTTCTTTATGAAGCTATTGTCCCTGTCAAG CAAGAAAGGAAGCTTGAGGGCATTAACCAGGTCGCTGTTCTCATTCACAATGActgtctctatctctctcagGAGATTCTTGGGCTTTCATTTGAG TATCGCTCGGACTTCCCAAGTTCCATCAAGGAATTTACCATCTTTGTTGATTTGGCTCCACGATTCCAGCTTATGGCAGAAGAAATATTACAAAGACAAATTCAACTTGTCATTTACAACCTGAAAGAG GCTATTGATGGTGCGGATGGCTTCCAGAATACCCACCAAATCCAACAATATGAATCTGCAAAGTTTGGTATAGATCAG GTTGTTTTTATCCTTGAGAAAGTACATATTATTTGGGAGCCTCTCTTGCTACCTTCAACTTACAAGAGAAGTATGTGCACCGTGCTGGAATCAGTCTTCTGTAGAATGACAAAAGACATTCTCCAATTAGATGATATGGCTGCTGAGGAGACAATACAG CTTCAAAGACTGATTCATTTGATGCTGGAAAGCCTATCTTCTTTACTGAACTCCCTCAATACTACCACCAGCCAAACAGGGAAGTCACATGAGAACCTCACCTGCTCCCTTGATTATCTTGTACCTTCTCTTGGGAAAATACGTAAATTGGCAG ATTTGCTGGACATGCCTTTGAAGTCCATTACAGAAGCTTGGGAAAGTGGAGAATTGGTCAGTTGTGGTTTTACATCATCTGAG GTGGAAGATTTTGTCAGAGCCATATTCACTGATTCCCCTTTGAGGAGAGACTGTCTTTGGAGAATAGAAAGTGCCAGTTTTTACTAG
- the LOC131330542 gene encoding centromere/kinetochore protein zw10 homolog isoform X2, producing MDVLFNSIDVRDLLSSHDLDDSSPLSAPDLRLLIDRLQIHSLHIKSKVHDYILSHHADFASLFAQCSDAVSASHRLSDHLSDLLRLTSDHPIDVEIRDATAEIGRKRKEAREKREVLELVRVVLELSEELRAAREDVRAGRVVEAAEKVRGLKVALRVRGDAEEEEGEPVVYGLLRKEWRECFEEIQDLLARFMERAVQFQQQQNEVRVNYLLSSNGIDGVELHTILKAMEVVGILDYGLVKVADKMIKYVIAPALKCQSHVSFAEEMNQENGHVSEAILRIVPSSDPKNKNVQGESIFSATIQIIKFIHRSLCLENGAWMQYFGRLTWPRMSELIITNFLSKVVPDDASKIADFQRIIKLTSEFETTLKEMMFISNDEDRLSSFTDNIEVHFASRKKVEILAKARNLLLQSDFILPQDHTRKVTEFKNVGAAQSFPDHVVDLLFSSESCVVSKAASQLMELVHHTLKDVCLSSPRVAWEFYHAARDALLLYEAIVPVKQERKLEGINQVAVLIHNDCLYLSQEILGLSFEYRSDFPSSIKEFTIFVDLAPRFQLMAEEILQRQIQLVIYNLKEAIDGADGFQNTHQIQQYESAKFGIDQVVFILEKVHIIWEPLLLPSTYKRSMCTVLESVFCRMTKDILQLDDMAAEETIQLQRLIHLMLESLSSLLNSLNTTTSQTGKSHENLTCSLDYLVPSLGKIRKLADLLDMPLKSITEAWESGELVSCGFTSSEVEDFVRAIFTDSPLRRDCLWRIESASFY from the exons ATGGATGTACTGTTCAACTCGATCGACGTCCGAGACCTCCTCTCCTCCCACGACCTCGACGACTCCTCCCCCTTATCCGCGCCTGATCTCCGCCTCCTCATCGACCGCCTCCAAATCCACTCCCTCCACATCAAGTCCAAGGTCCACGACTACATCCTCTCCCACCACGCCGACTTCGCCTCCCTCTTCGCCCAGTGCTCCGACGCCGTCTCCGCCTCCCACCGCCTCTCCGACCACCTCTCCGACCTCCTCCGCCTCACCTCGGACCACCCGATCGACGTCGAGATCCGCGACGCGACGGCCGAGATTGGGCGGAAGAGGAAGGAGGCGAGGGAGAAGAGGGAAGTACTGGAGCTGGTGAGGGTGGTTTTGGAGTTGAGCGAAGAGTTGAGGGCCGCGAGGGAGGACGTGAGGGCGGGGAGGGTGGTCGAGGCGGCGGAGAAGGTGAGGGGGCTGAAGGTGGCATTGAGGGTACGTGGTGAcgcagaggaggaggaaggagagccGGTGGTGTATGGGTTGTTGAGGAAGGAGTGGAGGGAGTGCTTTGAAGAG ATCCAAGATTTACTGGCAAGATTTATGGAGAGAGCGGTGCAGTTTCAGCAGCAACAAAATGAAGTTCGAGTAAATTACCTGTTGAGTTCCAATGGAATTGATGGGGTTGAGTTGCATACGATTTTGAAAGCAATGGAG GTGGTTGGCATTCTAGATTATGGCCTTGTGAAAGTAGCGGACAAGATGATTAAGTATGTTATAGCCCCGGCATTGAAATGCCAATCTCATGTTTCTTTTGCTGAAGAAATGAATCAAGAGAATGGACATGTCTCTGAGGCGATTTTGAGGATAGTTCCATCTTCTGATCCTAAG AACAAAAACGTCCAGGGTGAAAGTATCTTTTCAGCAACTATTCAGATCATTAAATTTATTCACAGATCCTTATGCTTGGAAAATGGTGCTTGGATGCAATATTTTGGAAGATTGACATGGCCAAGGATGTCAGAGTTGATAATTACGAACTTCCTCTCTAAG GTTGTCCCTGATGATGCTTCCAAAATTGCCGATTTCCAGAGGATCATTAAACTTACGTCTGAATTTGAGACGACTTTGAAGGAAATGATGTTCATTTCTAACGATGAAGACAGGTTGAGTAGCTTCACTGATAACATCGAGGTTCACTTTGCATCAAGGAAGAAGGTTGAGATCCTAGCGAAGGCCAGAAATTTGCTTCTACAATCTGACTTTATCCTTCCTCAA GACCATACAAGGAAAGTTACTGAATTCAAGAATGTTGGAGCTGCACAAAGCTTTCCTGATCATGTTGTTGACTTGCTTTTTTCATCGGAAAGTTGTGTGGTGTCTAAAGCAGCTTCTCAACTGATGGAACTGGTGCATCATACTCTAAAG GATGTTTGCTTGTCATCTCCAAGAGTGGCTTGGGAGTTCTATCATGCTGCCAGAGATGCTTTACTTCTTTATGAAGCTATTGTCCCTGTCAAG CAAGAAAGGAAGCTTGAGGGCATTAACCAGGTCGCTGTTCTCATTCACAATGActgtctctatctctctcagGAGATTCTTGGGCTTTCATTTGAG TATCGCTCGGACTTCCCAAGTTCCATCAAGGAATTTACCATCTTTGTTGATTTGGCTCCACGATTCCAGCTTATGGCAGAAGAAATATTACAAAGACAAATTCAACTTGTCATTTACAACCTGAAAGAG GCTATTGATGGTGCGGATGGCTTCCAGAATACCCACCAAATCCAACAATATGAATCTGCAAAGTTTGGTATAGATCAG GTTGTTTTTATCCTTGAGAAAGTACATATTATTTGGGAGCCTCTCTTGCTACCTTCAACTTACAAGAGAAGTATGTGCACCGTGCTGGAATCAGTCTTCTGTAGAATGACAAAAGACATTCTCCAATTAGATGATATGGCTGCTGAGGAGACAATACAG CTTCAAAGACTGATTCATTTGATGCTGGAAAGCCTATCTTCTTTACTGAACTCCCTCAATACTACCACCAGCCAAACAGGGAAGTCACATGAGAACCTCACCTGCTCCCTTGATTATCTTGTACCTTCTCTTGGGAAAATACGTAAATTGGCAG ATTTGCTGGACATGCCTTTGAAGTCCATTACAGAAGCTTGGGAAAGTGGAGAATTGGTCAGTTGTGGTTTTACATCATCTGAG GTGGAAGATTTTGTCAGAGCCATATTCACTGATTCCCCTTTGAGGAGAGACTGTCTTTGGAGAATAGAAAGTGCCAGTTTTTACTAG